The Hordeum vulgare subsp. vulgare chromosome 4H, MorexV3_pseudomolecules_assembly, whole genome shotgun sequence genomic interval GCCGTAAGGAGAGTGAGAACTGCCATGAGTTGATGAAATGGTCTCCTTCCAGGCAGCGCTTGGCAGAGTGCGAGCTGAAGAGGATCAGGAAGTCCTCTGGGTGGTGGGCTTCACCGTCGACGAGCTTGAAGGTGGAGCGGAGCACGTCGGAGACCTTGGCGGCGGACGCGCGCGGTCTGTTGCCGGTGATGGAGGCCACCATAGCCCGGCCCGGAACCTCCTCTGCTTCCTCCATCGCAACGGAGTGCGCCATGATGACCCGCACGTACTTCGGTGCGCGCCGTGCGGGGATGGTGGCTGTAGGGGCGACGGTAGgtggcgggggcggcggcgggggagtgGCTTGGCGTGGGGCTTGCCCTGGGGCGGCTGGGCCCGTGCGACCATTGGTGGTGCGAGCTTGCCCGACCGCGTCACGGCACATGGGGCCGTAGGAGCGCGAGTCGTGGCCGGACACGAGACACCGGCGACATCTGATGTCGTTGGTGCAGTCCCGGACCCGGTGGCGGTGGTCGAGGCAGCGGAAGCATAGCCCCGCGATTTCCtccggggaggggctgcgccgacGCGGCTGCGGGGGCCTCGGCTCGGCTGCCTGGCGCGGATGGCGGTGGTGATTCCTGCGCCGCGGCTGCTGGTAGCCTTCCGCGTAGACCTCGACGCTGCCGGAAACACATTACACCTCAGAGCGGGGGCTGAGGCGGGTTGAAGCGTGCGGCAGGGAGGGGGCCGCGGCCGGCGGGGCTGGAGGAGCCAGCGGCGCAGGGGTCGGCGGTGTGTGGGCGACCTCGCTGTACGAGTGCGTTGAGGACTCGCTCTCCGAGTTGAACCAGCGGTTGCCAGAGAGGGTCGCTCGGTGCTCGACAGGgtcggccgcgggaggagccaTGGCTGTCTCTTTAGAGTCAGTTTTGGATCTAAATATGCAAGATTACCTTGAATTGGTGCAGGATCTCTTGAAGCTGGAGGCAATTCAAGGTGAGCTTGCAGAGTATAATGGTGGTCAGCCAACCTTCCCACAGTGGGCAGCTGCAGCTGGAACTGATGAGAACACTCTGCGGAAACGTCTGGATCATGGTATTCATTGCAAGAACAGAATGGTAACATCTAATGTGCGGCTTGTAATCTCTATTGCCAGAGAATTTGAAGGTCCAGGGTTGGAGCTTTATGATCTTATTCAGGTACATGGATTTTTCTTTAGCTGTTGTGGTTAATAAGTATGGTACTTCTATGCTGTATTTAGCACGGCTATTTTATTTCTAGGTCTTCATTACAGGAAGGGATGCAGGGCCTTATAAGAGGTGCTGAAAAGTTTGATGCATCAAAGGGTTTTCGGTTCTCTACATATTCTCACTGGTGGATCAAACAAGCAATGCGGAAATCTGTCTCTGAGCAAACCCAGATATTTCGCTTACCAGTATGTTCCCCATCCTTGTTCTTTTAGTTATTGCATGTTTTGTTGCACGATTCTGTGTACCTACCTGCTGGCTGCTGTGGTCATACTGATTGTGACTTGGTGCCTAATATTAGTATCATGCATGAGTGCAAGCTGAATTAAGTTAGACAAGTTCTATTTATttggaaaataataaaaatacaCAGCACAGCCCTGTTGTTTCCCTGAAAAAAATGAAGTTAGACAATTTCTGAGATTCTGCAGTATGAGTGAACCCATTCAAATTGGTGACACTGCTAGTCCATGTGCAAATGGAAGATacaccctccgttcctaaatactcctcccgtcccaaaattcttgtcttagatttgtctagatatgaatgtatctagtcaagttttagtatttagatacattcatttctagacaaacctaagacaagaattttgggacggagggagtataagtctttttagggatttcactagggggactacatacggagcaaaatgagtgaacctacactctaaagtacgtctatatacatccgtatctagTCTTCAAGTGAAAACTCTaataaaacttatatttaggaacggatggagtaactATTACTTTTGTAGCATAACGCCTTGATGCCAGTTTCTTCATGCAACGAGACACATGGTACAGTTGACGTattcttttatctttttttttggCGGAAAGGCCAGTGGCGACATATTAAGTTGAACAAACCCTTACAGAAACAGCTTTACAGAAATTGAAAAATCCATTCAGCTCCCTGGGGTTGCCGAAGTTTTCTTCCTTCTGCATCCATTGGCCGCGCGCCTTAAGCAAAGCTCGTTGCCGCCTCTGGACCTTTGTCTCAACGGATCAAACTTTTTGAAGCCCACTAGCTTGTATAAGCAACGGCCGGGAAGTCGTTGATGTGAAGACGCTGGCTGCCGTGATCTGCGCAGAAAATTGCCGCCCCGAAAAGAACACACCGGAAAGGGCCTGTAGAATGCCCCAGGCCCCGGCCAAACAGAGTCGGGGAACACAAATCTCAGACGCTCCCTGTTGAGGCCGAGGCTAGCCAACCTTCGTCGGTCAGAATTGGAGCCGGAGGACCAAGATGCACAACAACGTTCTCCACTCCGCAGGGCAGCACGACGGAGACAAAACTTCAGAAGAAAAGTAAAAGAACCAGATCTGGTTCTACTCTTCCACATGCCACAAAGAACTGCCAGAATGACGGCGAGGCGTGGAGACCTTATCCTTGCTCACAATGATGCCATCGTCTCATCACCTCCCATCGGAGACAAACACTGAATTTATTCCAAACCCTACCACCACCACCGGACCGAAGCCCTAGGGTCCCTGGCCCCTCCTGTCAGTTGAGCACAGCGGAGGGAGATGGGCCCTTGGTCTCACCGGGGAGTAGGGTAGACCGGCCCCGCCTGTTGCCTAGGTCGTGAGAGCAGGAGAAAGAATGATTCATATGATGATTACGGGTATTACTTGGGTCAGACATCTTTGGTACTTTTGGCAGTTAGTCTTTTTCCTTTCATATAGTGAAAAGACATTGAACATTACTGCAATATTACTTCTGTTGACTTTCTCTTTTAATATTATCTGTTAATCGATGATTCCGGTTAACTACGATTTATGTTTTGATTGTCTGAGACCGTCTCAGTTCATTTGCTTCATCTTACCAGACAGTAGGCATGTATCTTACCAGACGGTAGGAATGAATGCCAATTTGTATTTGATACGGAGCACTTGTATTTTATGAATGCTGGTTCTCTTAGCTGCAATATTTCTTACACTGGTTTATTCTGATTACCAGGCTCACATGGTTGAGGCAAGTTATCGTGTGAAGGAGTGCACAAAACGACTGCGCCGTAAACTTAAAAGGCGACCCTCTAATGAGGAAATAGCAGTGGACATTGGTATGCCAGTTAAACGAGTCGAAGCAGCAGTGAGCCTCCCGAAGTATAGTGTATCCCTTGATAGCAAAATTGGAAGCACAGACATGACTTACCAGGTGCTGTCTCGTTTGTATTTTGTATCTCACCCGTGCTTGCTGTATATATAGAATTCAAACAAGAACGTGCTCCCATTTTCAGGAGGTCACAGCTGATCCCAGCGCTGAGACCGCTGAAGAAATGCTGAATAGAATGTCAATGAAGAAAGATGTGCATCAGGCACTGGATACTCTGAGCCCACGCGAGAGACAAGTTGTCAAGCTTAGGTTTGGAATCAACGATGGTAGGATAagaactttgcaggagattggcaaCATCATGGGTGTCAGCAGGGAGAGGATTCGGCAGATTGAATCGGGTGCGTTTCGGAAACTGAGGGGCAAGAAAAAGGTGAAGTGTTTGATGGATTATCTGGTGCCTGTAGGCAATTGGTGAACTGTTTGTCTGCACAGAGTATTTTTCTTtcagatttagttttgtttttgaGAATCCATTCCTTGTGCCATTTACttagcacccccccccccccccccgccccgatCAAATAGGTTGTCCAAAATATTTGTCTTTATAGCAAAAGGGCCTATGTGTTGTAACGGAAGAAAAGAATACCACATGCTcctaatttacaaaaaaaatggtctataatctaAGTATTTGTAGCTACAGCCCAAACAAAGATGATCTTAACCTACAAAAGCGTAATTTAAGATTCCTACGGTGCTTGCGGTATATAATCGGAGTATCCTACATATAGATTTCATGCTACAAAGAAACAGACAAATGATCTTTAATTTCGTCTCCAATCGTAATTTTGTCGAGATGTTTATCCGCAATCCGGATCAGTACTgattaagattgcatcctagatagtagttttttttaaatggttaacatgtaaaataacattatattcagattctaaatatttttctaatcaaatttcatatataacacgttaaatttgaagttaatttttagaaaatatgagtatttaaaaaaaacattTGATATGTACCTACAGATTTAATGTTAGAAATATCAGAGTTTTTTACTCCATCCGTTCGGAAATACTTCTCCTAGAAATatacaaaatggatgtatctataactaaaataagtctagatacatctacttataggacaagtattttcggacggaggaagtataaaaTAGCATGACGGATTAAGAATACCTATTTCCTTTATTAGTAAGTTTGTGTGGAAACATTGAAGTATCATGCATCCCTGCCGTGCCGTCCCCCCACCTAATGGGCCTGTTTGGATCAGCGTTTTTTGTTTCAAATACCTCAGTAAAAAATACATTCCTTTATCGTGCGTTTCGTTTCCGATCAGGAATTACCCATtacttcctccattcctaaatataagtagttTTAGATTTCACCAAGGgggctacatacgaagcaaaatgactgAAACTCACTCTAAAGTATCCGTATGTAGTATCctaatgaaacctctaaaaaaacttatatttaagaacagagggagtagttgatAAGTTACACCTGTAAAAAATAAACCTCTATATTATTTTACATCCAATCCAAACGCGTCCAAGAATAATACTCACTCTGTTCCAaatttcttgtcttaggtttgtctagaaatgaatgtgtctaaatactaaaatgtgactagatacattcatatctacacaaatctaagacaagaattttgggacggagggagtataatcgaACCAAACCAAATTAAGGCTATGATGTCAAAGAGTATATAGCAAAATAACTTAAATCAGCACCCTACAGGTGAGAGTATAACGTAACGAATTGCTGAAAGATTAATGGGAAATGTATGGCCAAGCGTGCATGTAGTTTGGCAGTCGCGAGCACCACTCACTTGCAAGATTTCGGCTGGCTGGCAGCACGAAACCTAGTGCAGAGACAAAGCGAGCAACGCCAGCACCGGCGGCCTGCCCATTCAGGAGACTGAGGGCATCTCCATCCGTGCCCCAGGCCTTCCACGTCTCTTTTTTTATCGTCGACACTAAAAAATCTGCCCAATCgtatttcaagattttttttgtcgGTTTGGACCGAAATTGATGTCGGTGGATCCAGACCGAACCCAGCACGTCGGGTGACGCTGAGGAAAAAAGTCTGACGCAAAAACAAACCGCGCCAAATTCCTCCCGCATGGACCCGTCGAGTCAGCGAGACTGGGCATTGCCGAGAACGTTCCTCCTCCTTGCCGGCTTGGCTCCCACGCCAGTTCAATGCGCCGGATTCCAAGGTCTGGCAGCGCAGTGATGGAGCGCCGCCGCGCGTCCCGCCCTTTTCCGCCAGGTGTGCACTCCACTCCCGCCCCTCCCCGCTATaaaagccgccgccgccgccgctgctcgcCGCACACTTGCCCCTACATCCTCTTCTCCCATCTCTCTCGCCTCCACCATCGGAAACTTTCGAGTCCATGGCGAAGCGGTTCCCCGGTGACAGAGTGGGTGCCAACGGTTTCGGCCGTCGGTCGTTGCACGAGTGGGAGGCACACGCCCTCCATGAGGCCAACTACCCGGCACCACCAGCATGCGCATGCTGGGCGCCTGGGGACTGAGCGCCAGAGGCATCCCCGTGCCCCCACCACCATCCGCCGCGGAACGCCGTAGTGAGATCCCGCGCATCTTGGCGTATTTGCGGGAGCACGTGCGACAGGAAGAAAGGTACGCCGCCACAACTTCCCTCTATGGACGGTGTACTTCTAGTGCCGCCACGCCGACCAGATCGCCTTCACCAAGGGTTTTCGGCGTCAAAGGGGTGCCACAACTGTTGCCGTCAGTGGTGGGGCGTCCCCGGGCGCACGCTCCATGCTGTCCTCGAGCACATCGAGGGCGGCAATGAGCCGCCGCTGGAGTACCTGGCACCGTCGCTTTCGCGCTGAAGCGGGAGCTCATGGCTATCGAGGCGAATGGCAGGGTCCTCCTCTCGCTCCTCCGGCACGACGCCGCCGCTCGCCACCATCAAGGCCGAGCCCAGGAGATGTCGGAGCATCGTCGCAGCCTTGGCGGCAACCTTGTTGTAAACGAGGGCCACCACCAACCTTCGCCTCCCTGCAGCCACCTTCGCCTGGTCAggccgaagaaggagaaggagccggcAACGCCGCCGGTGGTCGTCAAGCAGGAGAACGCTGAGATGCCCGCCGACCTAGACATTGTCTTAAAGTGGTCGCGCGACGACTACGTTCGGAAGGAGATGGAGCGCCAGCCTTGCGCTCTGGAGGAGATCGCCGCACAACGCTGCGGTCGCGAAGAGGGCgacgtcatcgtcctcgtcgacAATGACGAGGAGACGATGGCGCAAACCGCCTTCGTCCACAGCGGCTATCTAGGGCAAGGCTGCAGTAAGGACGACGCGCAGGACGTCGAGAGGATTAGAacgtcgacggcggcgacgatgatgatgacgacagcgacgactaCACCGCCTTCTACCAGCTCCTCGACATGAACTAGGTTAGCGGCGACAGGATGACGACGGCGGCGTAGTTTTTTTTAATGTTTTTATGTATTTTTAGGTTTGTACAAATTTAAATGAAATCGCCTAAATttcatccaaaatcgcctaaatttctttgaatttggtcCGAATTCAATTTGGAAAACGACGTCTCGGGCGACCTTGGGGGGGGGCTGGGAACATGAGCCCGCAAGCCGATTTTAGCGTTGGTTCACCCCCAAGCAGTGCTATTTCAGGGGGAGGGGGGAGGACGGCTCGAGATACTTTGAAACACTACAACATTTGCTGCTTGGATGTGTGCTGGCAAGGCAGGTATGGGTGTGATCCTAAAGCAATGAAATAGGCAAGCTTTATACCGATAGCAAACACCGAGTTGGTGCAATGGTGGACAACCAAGGAGGATGCGGGAGTCCTTTCTAAGGATAGTAGAGCCACGATTCTGTTGGTGCTCTAAAGCAAACTATTTGGTGCTCTAAAGCAAACTATTTTTAGGGAGATAGACCTAACATGCAGACAGTTCACCTGGGCAAACACGTTGCTAAATCCAACATATGAAAAGTTGGATCTAGTTCTAACCAGTATCGAATGGGAACAAAAGCTTCTTTTGGTAACGGTTCGATCTTTGAATGGGAGCATTTCAGACCACACCTTTACTTGTTGACTTCGGGGAGGCAACCCATTTGGGAAACAAGAACGTTTTCTCATTTGAACTAGTATGGTCGGACAGGGAAGGCTTTATCGACCTAACAGCCTAGGAGTTGTCTAAGGACACGGGAGGGAGGTTTAATGTCGAGCGATGGCAAAATAAAATTAGGCATTTACGGCAATTCTTGAGGGGATGTGCCAAAAATGAAAGTGGAGCATATAAGGTGGAACAAGAGAGTCTTCTCAACCTTATCCATAAGAAGGTTGAATCCATCCTACTAGATGCGGCATAACGGGCATCTAAGAGGGAAGATGAGGGTACATTTGAGCGTTGCTCAGGGAAGAAGAGGTGAGATGGGCACTGAGAGCGAAAGTTATGCATGTTGTGCAAGGAGATGACAACACCCAGTTTTTCCATTTGATCGCAAATGGAAAACAAAGAAAGAATAATATATACCAACTTGAGAGGGTACAATTATAGGCCATGAGAACCTAAAGCTATACATCTCTAATTATTATAAACAACTTTTTGGAGCCCCTGAACACAATTTGTGTCTCTCGATGAGTGGAGCGTAGAGGATGTATCTCGACTCGGGAAAAATGAGAACGAGGTGTTATCCGCACCATTTACTGAGAAAGAGATGTTCAAGGCTATATCACAAATGAAGAATAGTAAGTCACCGGGTCCGGATGGATTCCCAGTAGAGTTTTATAAGAAGTGCTAGCATATTATTAAGGGTGACCTCCTACCCATGTTCCATGATTTGTTTAACGAAAACTTCAGTTATTCCACCTACGCTTTGGGACAATAACATTGTTGCCAAAAAAAGGCGGAGGTGGTACACATTGAGCAGTTCAGAACGACATCTTTGCTTAATGTGAGTTTTAAGATCTTTACAAAAGTTGCCACAACCGACTGACGCGGATTGCACACAGTGTGGTGCAACCAACTCTGACTGCTTTCATGCCAGGCAGAAACATACTCAAGGGAGTAGTAGTCCTTCgtgaaattcttcatgagattcactCCAAGAAACTAGATGGCGCGACTTTTAAGGTGGATTTCGAAAAAGCTTATGATAAAGCCAAATGGTCGTTTCTCCAACAAGCCTTACGTGTGAAGGGATTCGATGATTCATGGAGGAAGTAGGTTGACTCGTTTGTACAAAAGGGCAGCGTCGAAATCAAAGTGAATGATGATATAGGTCACTACTTTCAAACATAAAAGGGTCTCAGGCAAGGAGATCCTATGTCACCTATTTTGTTCAGCATAGTGACAGACATGTTGGCAACTCTAATAGGCAGAGCTAAGGACAATGATCAAGTCAGAGGACTAGTTCCACATCTTGTTGATGGTGGTGTGTCCATCCaacaatatgcagatgacacaaTCATATTCATGGAACATGACATGGAAAACGctagtaatatgaagcttgtgttATGCTTATTTGAACAATTATCAGGTTTAAAGATTAATTTTAATAAGTGTGAACTGTTCTGCTTTGGGAGAGCTAAAGATGAACATGATGCTTATCGACAATTGTTCGGCTCTGAATTGGGTAACCTACCGTTTAGTTATTTAGGTATGCCATTTCACCACTGAAAACTCTCTAACAAAAAATGGAAATGCATTGAGGACCGATTTGAAAAAACTAAGCTGCTGGAAGGGTAAGCTTATGTCATATGGAGGACGGTTAGTACTGATAAATTCAGTACACAAGAGTATGCCAATATTCATCCTATATTTCTTTGAAATGCCGATAGGGGTATGGAAAAGGTTAGATTTCTATCGACCAAGATTTTTTTGGCAAAGTGAGGAGAATAATAGAAAATACATGCTTGGTAAATGGGATATAATTTGTCACCCCagggaccggggggggggggctaggtattgagaatttagaggtaaagAACATATGCATACTGAGCAAGTGGTTATTTAGGCTATATGTGGAGACAGAAGGCATGTGGGTGCAGTTACTAAGGAACAAATACCTACATTCTAAAACATTGGCCCAGGTCACCGTTATACCAATGATAGACCTTTCTGGAAGGGGGTGATGACAGTGAAAGCAACCTTCTTCCATAGAACAAAGTTCATTATTGGGAACGGTCAGTCcactagattctgggaggatgtGTGGCTAGGGGAGGCACCGCTCGCTACACAGTATCCATCTTTGTATAATATTGTGCAGCGAaaggatgcatatgttgtgacagTATTACAAGCCGTACCTATAAATATCCAGTTCCGTAGGTCGGTAGTAGGTGACTGATGGAATCATTGGCTTCATATTGTCAGGAGGTTGATGGATGTCCATCTAGCTGATGAGGCAGACTACAATCACTGGAAGCTAATGGTGAGCGGGCAATTTTCACTGAAATCCATGTATATCGATTTAATTAAATCTAGTCCAATACCGAGATCGACACATATTTGGAAAACTAGAGTACCTTTAAGAATCAAAGTCTTCATATGGTTTGTTCACAAGGAGATGATTCTACGTAAGGACAACTAGCCAAAGCGTGGTTGGAAGGGCAGTAAATGATGTTGTTTTTCTGATCATGAAGAAATGATTAAACACCTCTTTCCCGAGTGTCCTCTGGCTATATCATTATGGCGCTCAGTTCATATAGCTTTTAACATCAGCCCTCCAAACAATATTCacacgttat includes:
- the LOC123448599 gene encoding RNA polymerase sigma factor sigB; protein product: MACLAPHFKWAPSSFSTTHAYQHPSPSSSSSNSGRCSGRRLIRVQCAATSAAAAVVDGERAAGGPLHLVYSSPESAPVLQRNFESTLASETVLNKEAVVTAAAAEAVALARAAAEAAQEVVHMVQKSSSQPVFRKKGEVENYLAKEILRTEMLSSRAYEYSDGVLSGVLEPYGIPSDEAELDDDKQDAENIAVKSARQSERRARRTRATMKAAITVRGSLKLVTSSKKKRSKGPSTMNPLGSLWKMTGRKLLTAKEEVELSNGIQDLLKLEAIQGELAEYNGGQPTFPQWAAAAGTDENTLRKRLDHGIHCKNRMVTSNVRLVISIAREFEGPGLELYDLIQEGMQGLIRGAEKFDASKGFRFSTYSHWWIKQAMRKSVSEQTQIFRLPAHMVEASYRVKECTKRLRRKLKRRPSNEEIAVDIGMPVKRVEAAVSLPKYSVSLDSKIGSTDMTYQEVTADPSAETAEEMLNRMSMKKDVHQALDTLSPRERQVVKLRFGINDGRIRTLQEIGNIMGVSRERIRQIESGAFRKLRGKKKVKCLMDYLVPVGNW